A genomic stretch from Sander vitreus isolate 19-12246 chromosome 17, sanVit1, whole genome shotgun sequence includes:
- the sf3b5 gene encoding splicing factor 3B subunit 5: MTDRYNIHSQLEHLQSKYIGTGHADTSKWEWLVNQHRDSYCSYMGHFDLLNYFSVAENESKARVRFNLMEKMLQPCGPPADKPDDA, encoded by the coding sequence ATGACAGACCGATACAACATTCACAGTCAACTGGAGCATCTTCAGTCAAAGTACATCGGCACAGGACACGCCGACACCAGCAAGTGGGAATGGCTGGTCAACCAGCACCGAGACTCTTACTGCTCCTACATGGGACATTTTGACCTGCTCAACTACTTCTCCGTCGCTGAGAACGAGAGCAAAGCGCGTGTCCGCTTCAACCTGATGGAGAAGATGCTTCAACCATGTGGACCACCAGCAGACAAACCTGATGATGCCTAG